In the Paenibacillus sp. FSL H7-0357 genome, one interval contains:
- a CDS encoding sugar phosphate nucleotidyltransferase, translated as MKLVLLSGGSGKRLWPLSNDSRSKQFLKVLENEEKEMVSMVQRVWGQIERSGLGASTFVATGKSQIEMMHSQLGPHVPLIIEPERRDTFPAIALTAAYLYSFIGVDPDEVIAILPVDPFVENRFFDTVKQLEEVVSATRADLALIGVQPTYPSSKYGYIIPESGADSSGGSLKVSHFREKPQEEEAKNLIAQGALWNCGVFAFRLGYLIDILSGQGLPVNYEELSEQYDQLPKISFDYEVVEKAAHITVVPYEGYWKDLGTWNTLTEEMKNNQIGRGTISGDCSNTHLINEIDIPVSIIGLSDIVVAVSPDGILVTDKSESPRIKDYIDYNQGPMYEERQWGWVRILDDQSYEDGRCAVTKRVCILGGKSLSYRMHTSREEVWTIIKGEAEFVQNGNFMLIGPGNVLHIPMKTLHTLRASADLEMIVVQSGQVREPNRMLELYPTWDEMSQHCFKTS; from the coding sequence ATGAAGCTGGTGTTATTGTCCGGGGGTTCCGGAAAAAGATTGTGGCCGTTATCCAACGATTCCCGCTCCAAGCAGTTTCTCAAAGTACTGGAGAACGAAGAGAAGGAAATGGTCTCTATGGTCCAGAGGGTATGGGGGCAGATTGAGCGCAGCGGACTGGGTGCATCCACGTTTGTAGCTACGGGGAAATCGCAGATTGAAATGATGCACAGCCAGCTCGGCCCGCATGTGCCTCTGATCATCGAGCCGGAACGCAGGGATACCTTCCCGGCCATCGCGCTTACAGCGGCCTATCTGTATTCCTTTATTGGAGTGGATCCGGATGAAGTGATCGCCATTCTGCCGGTGGACCCGTTTGTGGAAAACCGCTTTTTTGATACCGTCAAGCAGCTGGAGGAGGTTGTGTCGGCAACGAGAGCGGATCTCGCACTGATCGGCGTACAGCCCACGTATCCCTCTTCCAAGTACGGCTATATCATCCCTGAAAGCGGTGCGGATTCCTCCGGCGGCAGCCTGAAAGTCAGCCATTTCCGTGAGAAACCGCAGGAAGAGGAGGCCAAAAACCTGATTGCCCAGGGCGCCCTGTGGAACTGCGGAGTGTTTGCCTTTAGGCTCGGCTATCTTATCGATATATTGAGCGGGCAAGGCTTGCCTGTGAACTACGAGGAGCTGTCGGAGCAATATGACCAGCTGCCCAAGATCAGCTTTGATTATGAAGTGGTTGAGAAGGCAGCCCATATCACTGTGGTTCCCTATGAAGGTTATTGGAAGGATCTCGGGACGTGGAACACTCTTACAGAAGAGATGAAAAACAATCAAATCGGCAGAGGAACGATCAGCGGGGATTGCAGCAACACCCACCTGATCAATGAGATTGATATCCCCGTGTCCATTATCGGTTTATCCGATATTGTCGTGGCGGTGAGCCCGGACGGGATTCTGGTCACAGACAAGAGCGAAAGCCCGAGAATCAAGGACTACATTGATTATAATCAGGGACCGATGTATGAAGAGCGTCAATGGGGCTGGGTAAGAATACTGGATGACCAGTCGTATGAGGACGGACGCTGTGCCGTTACTAAACGGGTATGCATTCTTGGCGGCAAAAGCCTCAGTTACCGGATGCACACCAGCCGGGAAGAGGTTTGGACCATTATTAAGGGAGAGGCAGAGTTTGTGCAGAACGGGAATTTCATGCTTATCGGCCCGGGCAATGTCCTGCATATTCCGATGAAGACATTGCATACGCTCAGAGCTTCTGCCGACCTGGAGATGATAGTGGTCCAAAGCGGGCAGGTACGGGAACCTAACCGGATGCTTGAGCTGTACCCTACATGGGATGAGATGTCACAGCATTGCTTCAAAACCTCCTGA
- a CDS encoding YveK family protein — protein sequence MELKQYWTVIRKRLWLLVLLVVVITTATGIYTYEYTEKQYTASTKLIVTPKQEVELLGGKLDLSTINSNIRLIATYKEIIMSPRIMNLVVQQYPQLGLTSDEMLKKVTVSAVEESQVMSLETVDTSYAQAAAIVNAVAAIFQSEVPKVMKIDNISVLSEANPADTPDPTSPQPLLNMIIGLVLSLMIGTGLMFLLDYLDDTIKTEADIRDVLGLSTYSAVPAITQRDRVAAPRNTAKPTRRKKNVTFEV from the coding sequence GTGGAGTTAAAACAGTATTGGACCGTAATCCGAAAGCGATTATGGCTGCTGGTCCTGCTTGTTGTTGTGATTACTACCGCCACGGGAATATACACGTATGAATACACCGAGAAGCAGTATACGGCGTCAACGAAGCTTATTGTAACCCCCAAGCAGGAGGTTGAACTGCTTGGCGGCAAGCTGGATCTAAGCACCATCAACTCCAACATCCGGCTGATAGCGACCTACAAGGAGATCATAATGTCGCCGAGGATCATGAATCTGGTCGTCCAGCAGTATCCTCAGCTTGGCCTCACATCCGATGAAATGCTGAAGAAGGTAACTGTATCCGCCGTCGAGGAATCCCAGGTGATGTCCCTGGAGACAGTGGATACTTCTTACGCTCAGGCAGCTGCAATTGTGAATGCAGTGGCTGCCATATTCCAGTCAGAAGTGCCCAAGGTGATGAAAATAGATAATATCAGCGTCCTCAGCGAAGCCAATCCGGCTGATACTCCAGATCCCACATCACCGCAGCCGCTGCTCAATATGATTATCGGACTCGTTCTGTCCCTGATGATCGGAACGGGACTTATGTTCTTGCTCGATTACCTGGACGATACGATCAAGACGGAAGCGGATATCCGCGATGTGCTGGGTCTCTCTACGTATTCGGCAGTCCCGGCGATTACACAGCGGGACCGGGTGGCAGCCCCGAGAAATACAGCCAAGCCGACGAGGAGGAAGAAGAATGTCACGTTCGAAGTCTAA
- a CDS encoding CpsD/CapB family tyrosine-protein kinase: MSRSKSKHYLIADPSLDSPAAEAYRKLRTTLDYSHQDEGIRTLMITSALSGEGKSTTAANLSMAYAQCRKKVLLIDADLRSPSQHSIFNVEQNPGISAVLNGQALLEEVLVPVLDGTLTLLPAGPLSGNPAELLTSPRMKDLLAELSGKFDLILIDTPALLTYSDAQIIAAQCDGVLLVVKPGKVKNGAALKARESLALVKARVLGAVLSNVNRKNAGRFIY, encoded by the coding sequence ATGTCACGTTCGAAGTCTAAGCATTATCTGATTGCGGATCCCAGTCTGGATTCCCCGGCTGCCGAGGCCTACCGCAAGCTGCGGACTACTCTTGATTATTCGCACCAGGATGAAGGCATCCGGACGCTCATGATTACTTCGGCATTAAGCGGCGAGGGCAAAAGCACGACTGCTGCCAACTTGTCGATGGCTTACGCGCAGTGCCGGAAAAAAGTGCTGCTGATTGATGCGGACCTGCGCAGCCCGTCCCAGCACTCCATATTTAATGTAGAGCAAAACCCGGGAATCAGCGCGGTTCTAAATGGCCAGGCTCTGCTGGAGGAAGTGCTTGTGCCTGTGCTTGACGGAACATTGACGCTGCTTCCGGCCGGACCCCTCTCCGGCAACCCTGCGGAGCTGCTGACCTCGCCGCGGATGAAAGATTTGCTGGCTGAGCTTAGCGGGAAGTTCGATCTTATCCTGATTGACACCCCCGCACTGCTGACCTACAGCGATGCCCAGATCATCGCGGCCCAGTGTGACGGCGTCCTTCTGGTAGTCAAGCCGGGCAAGGTGAAGAATGGCGCTGCGCTTAAGGCCAGAGAGAGTCTGGCGCTGGTTAAGGCACGGGTGCTTGGGGCCGTCCTGAGCAACGTCAACCGCAAAAATGCCGGCCGTTTTATCTACTAG
- a CDS encoding O-antigen ligase family protein, with product MNAFIYLAFALLPLDNFPYMFGGAYKPVSLIFIVLYCVLKIPVLIRMKFQRKEIWIFIVLVSAVLISAILGLQNNYSFAGLQDAVVSLAAGIIIYLSFRIYVHSSEHRKDSFLTLFRWMFRGYWLAVIIGLLQLVYMYAFHSGALSSVIGFFVQRDSYVTAGRLHFTFSEPSYIGLHTNLLLFPAYLILKKYNYLTKSDKVLLWIFIPLSLLSLSIRYYLDLLFFVVVYVIVTSKPEKFLMLFMKFMMYLAAAAVLLNIVFVNNLFQLKSDHYYRILHIYEDPASITEDNSFSIRSTYSSLGFRSFLDKPWFGYGMGNYYYGFMHNLDHIPADTLEENEELRDAKYNLTLPQYNMYTRLLSEFGLLGIMLIFLLLSLVRLSHKGNFPKLMVVLLLYSLLQFDSFAFIQVLFWVAILQSEEVSRLRIGKAESTENKRKMAKMHSGPWVQLRRSEHYPK from the coding sequence ATGAATGCTTTCATTTATCTCGCTTTTGCATTGCTCCCGCTGGACAATTTCCCCTATATGTTCGGCGGAGCATACAAGCCGGTTTCTCTGATTTTTATCGTACTGTATTGTGTACTCAAGATTCCGGTACTGATCCGGATGAAGTTCCAGAGAAAGGAGATCTGGATCTTTATCGTTCTGGTATCGGCAGTCCTGATCTCCGCAATCCTGGGCCTGCAGAACAATTACTCCTTTGCGGGGCTTCAGGATGCAGTGGTTTCTCTGGCCGCCGGCATTATCATCTATCTGAGCTTCAGAATATATGTGCATTCGAGCGAACACCGCAAGGATTCATTCCTGACCTTGTTCCGCTGGATGTTCAGAGGATATTGGCTGGCCGTCATAATCGGTCTGCTCCAGCTTGTATATATGTATGCCTTTCATAGCGGCGCGCTAAGCAGTGTAATCGGTTTTTTCGTCCAGAGGGATTCTTACGTCACCGCAGGACGGCTGCATTTTACATTCTCGGAGCCATCCTACATCGGACTTCATACCAATCTGCTGCTGTTCCCGGCCTATCTTATCCTGAAGAAATACAATTATTTAACGAAATCCGACAAAGTGCTGTTATGGATCTTTATCCCGTTATCGCTGCTCTCCTTGTCTATCCGTTACTATCTGGATCTGCTGTTTTTTGTGGTCGTGTATGTCATTGTTACCAGCAAGCCCGAAAAGTTCCTGATGTTATTCATGAAGTTTATGATGTACCTTGCGGCTGCTGCTGTTCTGCTGAATATCGTGTTTGTTAACAATCTCTTTCAATTAAAATCCGATCATTACTACCGTATTCTGCATATCTACGAGGATCCTGCCAGTATTACGGAAGATAATTCATTCAGCATCAGGAGCACTTACTCCAGCCTGGGTTTTCGATCCTTTCTCGATAAGCCGTGGTTCGGGTATGGAATGGGGAATTACTATTACGGCTTTATGCATAATTTGGACCATATTCCCGCTGACACCCTTGAAGAGAACGAGGAGCTTAGGGACGCTAAATACAATCTGACCCTACCGCAATATAACATGTACACCCGGCTGCTGTCGGAATTCGGCCTGCTGGGGATTATGCTGATTTTTTTATTGCTCTCTTTAGTAAGGCTCAGCCACAAGGGCAATTTCCCGAAGCTGATGGTCGTCCTGCTGTTGTATTCGCTTCTGCAATTTGATTCTTTTGCCTTCATCCAAGTGCTCTTTTGGGTGGCTATTCTGCAGAGCGAGGAGGTGTCCCGGCTGCGGATTGGCAAGGCGGAGAGCACAGAGAATAAAAGAAAGATGGCTAAGATGCATTCGGGCCCGTGGGTCCAGCTGCGGAGGTCAGAACATTATCCCAAGTGA
- a CDS encoding glycosyltransferase family 4 protein, which yields MKKICIIGQFPPPVHGLSKALETLLNSRLFNEKYELTHVDIKDNKKVAAHMSMINRQDTDIFYFTISQSKWGNLRDMLILANLFKKGKKVVIHYHGGYFRQLYSQFNPLQRAINKKLLAKVDVMIVLSKSLECLFSGIVDAGKIRICENCIEDSQLLTSWEYESKIFRLMETGKPLEVVYLSNFIKSKGYFDLLMAAERLRDRDIHFHFAGSFFNREDEEEFLDYIQQNGLQDKVSYHGVVTGERKKRLLERCDIFALPTYYPNEGQPISIIEAMGNGLAIISTKHAGIPDIVSEENGFLIEPQSPEAIAGVIAGLLQDRSGMKQMADENRSKILRRYKEADYLKRLELIMDEV from the coding sequence ATGAAGAAAATCTGCATTATCGGCCAATTTCCCCCGCCTGTACACGGATTGTCCAAAGCACTCGAGACACTTCTGAATTCCCGGCTTTTTAACGAAAAATACGAACTTACCCATGTGGATATTAAGGACAATAAGAAAGTTGCTGCTCATATGAGCATGATCAACCGCCAGGACACAGATATTTTTTACTTTACCATTTCACAATCCAAGTGGGGCAATCTGCGGGATATGCTTATTCTGGCCAATCTGTTCAAGAAGGGTAAAAAAGTGGTCATTCATTATCACGGCGGCTACTTCAGACAGCTGTACAGCCAGTTTAATCCCCTGCAGCGGGCTATCAACAAGAAACTGCTCGCGAAAGTGGATGTGATGATTGTCCTCAGCAAAAGTCTGGAATGCCTGTTTTCCGGGATTGTCGATGCCGGGAAAATCAGAATTTGCGAGAACTGCATTGAGGACAGCCAGCTCTTAACCTCATGGGAATACGAGAGCAAAATCTTCAGGCTGATGGAAACCGGAAAGCCGCTTGAGGTGGTATATCTGAGCAATTTCATTAAGAGCAAGGGATACTTCGATCTGTTGATGGCAGCGGAACGGCTCAGGGACCGGGACATTCATTTTCATTTTGCCGGCAGCTTCTTCAATCGGGAGGATGAGGAGGAGTTCCTGGACTACATTCAGCAGAACGGGCTGCAGGATAAAGTGTCTTATCATGGCGTGGTAACCGGGGAGCGCAAGAAACGGCTGCTGGAGCGCTGCGATATCTTTGCGCTTCCGACCTATTATCCCAATGAAGGGCAGCCGATCTCCATAATTGAAGCAATGGGCAACGGACTGGCCATTATCTCGACGAAACATGCCGGCATTCCCGACATCGTATCCGAGGAGAACGGCTTTCTGATCGAACCGCAGTCGCCGGAGGCGATTGCCGGAGTCATCGCCGGACTGCTTCAGGACCGGAGCGGAATGAAGCAAATGGCTGATGAGAACCGGAGTAAGATTCTACGCAGGTATAAGGAAGCGGACTATCTAAAGCGGTTGGAACTAATTATGGATGAGGTCTGA
- a CDS encoding WcaF family extracellular polysaccharide biosynthesis acetyltransferase, translating into MKMNLAKYDQSWFVRGRSGAVVMLWWLIQATVFRVSLHNMHGFRSALLRLFGAQVGKGVRIRPSAKFTYPWKVKIGDYSWIGDHAELYSLDSIVIGDHCVISQNAYLCTGSHKLNDPHFGLITKPIELKDGAWVASHVFVYPGVTIYEMGVAGARSTVMKDIPANQVHVGFPAVYFKERFTS; encoded by the coding sequence ATGAAGATGAACTTAGCGAAGTATGATCAATCCTGGTTCGTTAGAGGGAGAAGCGGCGCTGTAGTAATGCTGTGGTGGCTGATACAGGCAACCGTGTTCAGAGTGTCGCTGCACAATATGCATGGCTTCCGCAGCGCTTTGCTGCGTCTGTTCGGCGCACAGGTAGGCAAAGGGGTAAGGATAAGGCCTTCGGCGAAGTTCACGTATCCCTGGAAGGTCAAGATCGGTGATTATTCCTGGATTGGAGACCATGCGGAGCTGTACAGTCTGGACAGCATCGTGATCGGCGACCATTGTGTGATATCCCAGAACGCCTATTTGTGTACAGGCAGCCATAAGCTGAATGATCCCCATTTCGGTCTCATTACGAAACCGATAGAGCTGAAAGACGGAGCATGGGTGGCTAGCCATGTCTTTGTATACCCCGGAGTAACAATCTATGAAATGGGGGTTGCAGGGGCAAGGAGCACCGTGATGAAAGATATTCCCGCGAACCAGGTTCATGTCGGATTTCCCGCCGTGTATTTCAAAGAACGATTCACGAGCTGA
- a CDS encoding lipopolysaccharide biosynthesis protein produces MRMMKKASGKNFSWLFTGNLIYSLSQWGMVVLLAKLGSPAMVGQYVLALSITAPVILFANFQLRDFQATDASNQYSFQQYLTLRLLSMTAVFLLILAVTAFIPLSLNTLLVVWFVCAAKMVESVSDIYFGLFQRNEKMEYVGKSMILKGLSSVLVLGISVYLTQSIAAGALALVLAWLGILLFYDMKNGAAMLHSVSAEGRLKKGRLMSLWKDFGKGERSTLKGLLLLVLPLGITATLDSLNSSIPRYFLQHIGGEEALGYYSAIAYIMMAGGTFVNAMTQASSPRLSRYYRDNLQRFKRLLLQIMGLCLLLGLAGLSAAYFMGEFLLSLLYSPDYAAYNNVFIIIMLASTLWYMTGCLSAALTVSRYIKLQIPVFLLTCLSIIASSFLLIPVYGATGAAWSICIGMGTRFVCSFALVLHALSRQAALAKQAEQREARIALGDIARG; encoded by the coding sequence ATGAGAATGATGAAGAAGGCCTCCGGCAAAAACTTTTCGTGGCTGTTCACCGGAAATTTAATTTATTCGTTATCCCAATGGGGGATGGTGGTTTTGCTGGCGAAGCTCGGAAGCCCGGCCATGGTCGGCCAGTATGTGCTGGCTCTGTCAATTACGGCTCCGGTCATTCTGTTTGCAAATTTCCAGCTTCGTGATTTCCAGGCTACCGATGCCAGCAACCAGTATTCATTCCAGCAATATTTAACACTCAGACTGCTGTCGATGACGGCTGTATTCCTCCTCATTCTCGCTGTTACTGCATTCATTCCGCTATCCCTGAATACGCTTCTTGTGGTCTGGTTCGTCTGCGCAGCCAAAATGGTCGAATCCGTCTCGGATATTTATTTCGGATTATTCCAGCGGAATGAAAAGATGGAGTATGTCGGGAAATCCATGATTCTAAAAGGCTTGTCCTCTGTCCTTGTGCTTGGGATAAGCGTCTATCTGACCCAAAGCATTGCCGCCGGAGCTTTAGCACTTGTGCTTGCCTGGCTAGGGATACTCTTATTCTACGACATGAAGAACGGGGCTGCCATGCTGCACAGCGTTTCGGCGGAAGGGAGACTGAAGAAGGGCCGCCTGATGAGTCTCTGGAAGGATTTCGGGAAAGGGGAGCGGTCTACGCTCAAGGGGCTGCTCCTGCTTGTATTGCCACTGGGTATTACCGCTACGCTGGATTCCCTGAACAGCAGCATTCCGCGTTATTTTCTCCAGCATATCGGCGGTGAGGAAGCGCTCGGGTACTATTCTGCGATCGCCTACATCATGATGGCGGGAGGCACCTTTGTCAATGCAATGACACAGGCGTCGAGTCCGAGGCTGTCGCGCTACTACCGGGACAACCTGCAGCGGTTCAAACGGCTGCTCCTGCAGATCATGGGCCTATGCCTGCTGCTCGGACTAGCGGGTCTTTCCGCTGCCTATTTCATGGGTGAGTTTCTGCTCAGCCTGCTCTACAGTCCCGATTATGCCGCGTACAACAATGTCTTCATTATTATCATGCTGGCAAGTACGCTCTGGTATATGACAGGCTGCCTCAGTGCAGCTTTAACCGTCTCCCGTTATATTAAGCTGCAAATTCCGGTATTTCTGCTGACCTGCTTATCCATTATCGCAAGCTCCTTCCTGCTGATCCCGGTCTATGGGGCAACCGGCGCCGCGTGGAGCATTTGCATCGGGATGGGGACAAGATTTGTCTGCAGCTTTGCGCTGGTTCTTCATGCCTTGTCCAGGCAGGCGGCACTTGCCAAACAGGCGGAGCAGCGGGAGGCGAGGATCGCTCTCGGCGATATCGCCAGGGGATAA
- a CDS encoding UDP-glucose dehydrogenase family protein gives MNITVIGTGYVGLVSGVCYAELGHQVYCVDKDAEKIELLLSGGIPIYEPGLGEMSCTNMEAGRLRFTTDLSGAVSDAELVIIAVGTPSLPSGEADLRFVDAAVREIGAAMNGYKVVCVKSTVPVGTNDRVRELLSELYEGPFDIASLPEFLREGTAIRDTLAPDRIIIGTDSQRASKLLSGLHEPLNTRILITDIRSAEMIKYASNAFLATKISFINEIANICEKVKADVTEVAKGMGLDTRIGPSFLGAGIGYGGSCFPKDTTALIQIAGNVHYDFKLLKSVVEVNKEQRYSVISKLHQALGSLEGRTIALWGLAFKPETDDVREAPALEIVDRLIQLGATPKVYDPVAMDNFRRLRNHPGIQWCSSALEAAKDSDALCLLTEWKQFKEINLAEVKAAMSGTVLIDGRNAFSEQQVSGLGFGYYPVGRPSLQEPFEIPEVV, from the coding sequence ATGAACATTACTGTGATAGGAACAGGGTATGTCGGTTTGGTGTCAGGTGTATGCTATGCAGAGCTTGGCCATCAGGTGTATTGTGTCGATAAGGATGCGGAGAAAATTGAGCTGCTTCTGAGTGGCGGCATTCCGATTTATGAGCCGGGGCTTGGAGAGATGTCCTGCACAAATATGGAGGCGGGCCGGCTCCGCTTCACGACTGACCTGTCCGGTGCAGTGTCGGATGCAGAGCTGGTAATTATAGCGGTAGGAACGCCTTCGCTGCCGAGCGGTGAAGCAGATCTGCGGTTCGTCGATGCGGCCGTAAGGGAGATCGGCGCGGCCATGAACGGTTATAAAGTAGTCTGCGTGAAGAGCACCGTGCCGGTAGGCACCAATGACAGAGTCCGTGAGCTGCTGAGCGAGTTATACGAAGGGCCGTTCGATATTGCTTCGCTTCCGGAATTCCTGCGTGAAGGAACGGCTATCCGGGATACGCTGGCTCCGGACCGCATTATCATCGGGACGGACAGCCAGCGTGCTTCCAAGCTGCTGAGCGGACTGCATGAGCCGCTGAACACCAGAATATTGATCACAGACATCCGCAGTGCGGAGATGATTAAATACGCCTCCAATGCTTTTCTGGCTACCAAAATTTCATTTATCAACGAGATCGCCAACATTTGCGAGAAGGTAAAGGCCGATGTCACGGAGGTAGCCAAGGGAATGGGACTGGATACACGAATCGGGCCCTCGTTTCTGGGAGCGGGTATTGGCTATGGCGGCTCCTGCTTCCCCAAGGATACAACAGCGCTGATCCAAATCGCAGGCAATGTGCATTATGATTTCAAGCTGCTGAAATCAGTAGTGGAAGTCAATAAAGAACAGCGCTATAGTGTCATCAGCAAGCTACATCAGGCACTGGGCAGCCTGGAAGGCAGAACCATTGCACTATGGGGGCTGGCCTTCAAGCCGGAAACCGATGATGTCCGGGAGGCTCCTGCACTGGAGATCGTAGACAGGCTCATTCAGCTTGGCGCTACTCCTAAGGTATACGACCCGGTGGCCATGGATAATTTCCGGCGGCTGCGGAATCATCCCGGGATCCAGTGGTGCAGCTCGGCGCTGGAAGCTGCGAAGGACAGCGACGCGTTGTGCCTGCTGACAGAGTGGAAGCAGTTTAAAGAGATCAATCTGGCCGAGGTAAAAGCAGCCATGAGCGGCACCGTCCTCATTGATGGCAGAAACGCCTTCTCGGAGCAGCAGGTAAGCGGATTGGGCTTCGGGTATTACCCGGTAGGGCGGCCTTCGCTCCAGGAGCCGTTTGAAATTCCGGAAGTCGTGTAG
- a CDS encoding copper amine oxidase N-terminal domain-containing protein: MKKLFISILAGLLVFPMLLQSPAQADAPIKIVIDGVPLPTDQPPISVRGRTLVPLRAIFEAFDATTTWNKQTKTVTATKEDTTIILKLGSTLATINNKPVILDVPGQSLKGRTLVPTRFVSEALGQEVVWNSKARTVSITTSGGKGGSVSPASNVVLQDVSDSGDGRDLQVSFVRAADESIVDHYRVLIVKAGNTLNLSSAQQIAPSNYSTVLSIGANPTFKLNAGSRDISGELIKVNQPYIAYVLAVGKGNNTSALSNSSATLTLVNNIVSAPTNIQVNDVGDNGDGRDLSVSFNKLPDESKVNSYRIFVVKAANYTNFNVAAANAVSSSNYTQVSKTGNNLSQVLASGSRDVDGALIKSGVSYRVFVMAVDSRNSANQVLSPASSAITLSTTGISSFIVSDVNDYGDGRDMKVSFVHPTAEANINQYRIMVVPTAYYSGFSVSEANNVSSSNYTAVSTSGSSTNQILTSSTRDVRGNLIKNGTGYQVYVLSVGSNSSANVLSSASSVITLLTDFSMGAVSNLTVSDVSDNGDGRDLKVSFTHAADERYISKYLIMVVPTSYYSNFSVSEANRISSSNYTAVSTSENSTSQILNSSSRDVRGNWIKEGTTYKVYVLSVGSGNYSGSNVLSQASTDITLSSKTPVVSVTNVTYQVNDSRILARFTKSSNETNISEYRVLVVPAKQGFGLGDALGVTASSYKSIIPNGTNPVITASTIDVNGSPIIKGKKYKLYILAVANNKGTQNGGLSDSTEEFEL; the protein is encoded by the coding sequence GTGAAGAAGTTATTTATTTCGATTTTAGCGGGGTTGCTGGTGTTCCCGATGCTGCTGCAGTCCCCGGCTCAGGCAGATGCACCTATCAAAATTGTGATTGACGGTGTTCCCTTACCTACTGATCAACCCCCCATATCGGTGCGTGGACGAACGCTGGTGCCGTTACGGGCCATTTTTGAAGCCTTTGATGCCACCACCACGTGGAATAAGCAGACAAAAACAGTAACAGCAACAAAAGAGGATACAACGATTATATTGAAGCTTGGCTCCACACTTGCCACGATTAACAATAAGCCTGTTATCCTCGATGTGCCTGGTCAAAGTTTGAAGGGCAGAACGCTGGTTCCGACACGGTTCGTCAGCGAAGCTCTGGGTCAGGAAGTGGTATGGAATTCCAAAGCGAGAACAGTGTCCATAACGACTTCCGGAGGTAAAGGTGGAAGCGTAAGTCCGGCATCCAATGTAGTCCTGCAGGATGTGAGTGACAGCGGTGACGGACGTGATCTGCAGGTCAGCTTCGTCCGTGCGGCAGATGAGTCCATTGTTGATCATTACAGGGTATTGATTGTGAAAGCGGGGAACACATTAAACTTGTCATCCGCCCAACAGATCGCACCGTCCAATTATTCTACTGTATTGTCTATCGGAGCTAATCCTACGTTTAAACTGAACGCTGGGTCGAGGGATATCAGCGGTGAATTAATTAAAGTCAATCAGCCGTATATTGCTTATGTTTTGGCGGTAGGCAAAGGGAATAATACCAGTGCCCTTTCGAATAGTTCTGCAACGCTTACGTTGGTGAATAATATTGTATCCGCACCAACCAATATACAAGTGAATGATGTCGGGGATAATGGCGATGGACGGGATTTGTCCGTCAGCTTCAACAAGTTGCCGGATGAATCGAAGGTCAATTCTTACCGGATATTTGTAGTCAAAGCAGCGAACTATACAAATTTCAATGTGGCGGCAGCAAACGCAGTTTCCAGCTCTAACTACACCCAAGTCAGCAAGACGGGAAATAATCTTTCTCAGGTCTTGGCTTCAGGATCCAGGGATGTCGATGGAGCGCTTATAAAGTCGGGTGTGAGCTACCGGGTGTTTGTTATGGCGGTAGATAGCAGGAATTCGGCCAATCAAGTACTGTCTCCTGCGTCATCCGCGATTACGTTGTCCACTACAGGAATCTCAAGCTTCATCGTTAGTGATGTTAATGACTATGGAGACGGCCGGGATATGAAAGTGTCCTTTGTCCATCCCACAGCCGAAGCTAATATTAACCAGTATCGGATTATGGTCGTACCTACAGCTTACTACAGCGGCTTCAGCGTATCTGAAGCGAATAATGTATCCAGCTCCAATTATACAGCGGTGAGTACATCAGGAAGCAGCACCAATCAAATCCTGACCTCATCAACCAGAGACGTACGGGGTAATTTGATCAAAAATGGAACTGGTTATCAAGTGTACGTGTTATCGGTTGGAAGCAATTCAAGTGCAAATGTGCTTTCCAGCGCTTCATCGGTTATTACGCTGCTGACTGACTTCAGTATGGGAGCCGTTTCTAATCTAACAGTAAGCGACGTTAGCGACAATGGTGATGGACGGGATTTGAAAGTATCCTTTACTCATGCTGCGGACGAAAGGTACATCAGCAAATATCTGATCATGGTGGTGCCAACCTCATATTACAGCAACTTCAGCGTATCTGAAGCCAATCGTATATCCAGCTCCAACTATACAGCGGTGAGCACATCAGAGAATAGCACCAGTCAAATATTAAATTCATCCTCCAGAGATGTGCGCGGCAATTGGATCAAAGAGGGAACCACTTACAAAGTGTATGTATTATCTGTTGGTAGTGGGAATTATTCAGGTTCTAATGTCTTGTCCCAGGCATCCACGGACATTACGTTGTCTTCCAAAACCCCTGTGGTTTCTGTAACCAACGTCACGTATCAAGTGAACGACAGCAGAATACTGGCCCGCTTCACCAAATCGTCCAATGAGACCAATATTTCTGAATACCGGGTATTAGTAGTTCCGGCCAAGCAGGGTTTTGGCTTAGGTGATGCGCTTGGGGTGACAGCTTCCTCTTACAAGTCGATCATTCCTAACGGAACGAACCCGGTAATTACAGCATCAACAATAGATGTCAACGGTAGTCCAATTATTAAAGGCAAAAAATATAAACTGTATATTCTTGCCGTGGCAAATAACAAGGGGACGCAGAATGGCGGCCTTTCAGATTCAACGGAGGAGTTTGAATTATAA